A single window of Malus sylvestris chromosome 5, drMalSylv7.2, whole genome shotgun sequence DNA harbors:
- the LOC126624329 gene encoding G-type lectin S-receptor-like serine/threonine-protein kinase At1g11410 produces the protein MNFLKGLLNVLVLQHLLLQLCSSLDTIKFDQPVGDGDFLVSKNETFVLGFFSPGTSTNRYVGIWYKFSEDLVVWVANRDNPINGSSGVLSIGSDGNLVLQANTSQGLVPLWSTNVSISSASNGNISAQILDSGSLVLAQQGSQDVFWQSTDHPTNILLSKMKIGLDRRSGINRFLTCWNSDNDPGTGNVSLRMEPNGSPQLILYKDDAKWWRSGQWNGIQWGGIPAVQRNVVFKINFVNNQDEIAVQWTVLDPSIYSVITIDGSGTLNQLSWQDQQHQWVSLWSAPLDACDSYGKCGQFGNCNPYTNSGFNCTCYPGYEPTSPQDWDLRDGTDGCKRPQDSPSMCRNGEGFVKMENVKVPDTSSIKLENNLSIVACEEECLKNCSCLAYASADVRNGGTGCMTWYRDLMDTKQFTEGGQDLYIRVDAVVLAQYKNKSGGGYFSGRRRLAIILVVSISVASLLILAVLCWFGKRSRKGRGGEPRFLNDPAASGVRSYEDLPIKNEVDEHRGDTDLPFFDLTTVVAATENFSSANKLGHGGFGTVYKGCLADGQDIAVKRLSRNSGQGVDEFKNEVMLIAKLQHRNLVRLLGWCIHKEERMLIYEYMPNRSLDLCVFDKNRKSLLDWRKRFQIIIGIARGVLYLHQDSRLKIIHRDLKASNVLLDGSMNPKISDFGMARMFGDDQIEANTNRVVGTYGYMSPEYAMDGLYSTKSDVFSFGVLALEIISGRKNSFQFENTSLNLVGLIWDLWTEGKVLDIIDSSLNQSYSTHEVMRCIQIGLLCVQENATDRPTMLDVVFMLGNETNLPHPKKAAFSFKTGGPDSSMSRGASSVNDITVTVIEAR, from the exons ATGAATTTTCTGAAAGGTCTGCTAAATGTTTTAGTTCTTCAGCACCTCCTTCTGCAGCTCTGCTCTTCCTTGGACACCATAAAATTTGATCAACCCGTCGGAGACGGTGATTTCTTGGTGTCCAAGAACGAGACCTTTGTCCTGGGATTCTTTAGTCCCGGGACATCTACCAACCGCTATGTCGGAATTTGGTACAAATTTTCGGAAGACTTGGTTGTGTGGGTGGCCAACAGAGATAATCCCATCAATGGCAGCTCAGGAGTTCTCTCAATAGGTTCTGATGGAAACCTAGTGCTGCAAGCCAATACTAGCCAAGGCCTTGTGCCTCTGTGGTCAACAAATGTTTCGATATCATCAGCGAGCAACGGTAATATTTCTGCGCAAATTCTTGATTCAGGAAGCCTTGTTTTGGCTCAACAAGGCAGCCAGGATGTTTTTTGGCAGAGTACTGATCACCCTACAAATATTCTTCTTTCGAAAATGAAAATCGGGTTGGACAGAAGAAGTGGCATAAACCGGTTCCTCACGTGTTGGAACTCGGACAATGATCCTGGGACGGGAAATGTTTCGTTGAGAATGGAACCGAATGGATCGCCTCAGTTGATCTTGTACAAGGATGATGCTAAGTGGTGGAGGTCAGGACAGTGGAACGGGATTCAATGGGGCGGCATACCTGCCGTGCAGCGGAACGTTGTGTTTAAGATCAATTTTGTGAACAACCAAGATGAAATTGCTGTGCAGTGGACTGTTCTCGACCCTTCAATTTACTCGGTGATCACAATAGACGGGTCGGGAACACTCAACCAGCTATCATGGCAGGACCAGCAGCACCAGTGGGTTTCGCTTTGGTCGGCACCATTGGATGCCTGTGACAGCTATGGCAAATGTGGTCAATTTGGCAATTGCAATCCTTACACCAACAGTGGGTTCAACTGCACATGCTACCCCGGATATGAACCAACCTCACCGCAGGATTGGGATTTAAGAGATGGGACAGATGGGTGCAAGAGGCCGCAGGACTCGCCGTCCATGTGCAGGAACGGCGAGGGTTTTGTGAAGATGGAAAATGTAAAGGTTCCAGACACGTCCTCTATAAAATTGGAGAATAATTTGAGCATAGTAGCGTGCGAGGAGGAGTGCTTGAAGAACTGCTCGTGCTTGGCATACGCGAGTGCAGATGTGAGGAATGGAGGGACTGGATGCATGACATGGTATAGAGATTTGATGGATACTAAGCAGTTCACAGAAGGCGGGCAAGATTTGTACATTCGCGTTGATGCAGTTGTTTTAG cTCAGTATAAAAACAAGTCAGGAGGAGGGTATTTTTCCGGGAGAAGGCGACTGGCTATTATATTGGTAGTGTCAATTTCTGTCGCCTCATTGCTCATCCTCGCAGTTCTATGCTGGTTCGGGAAAAGGAGCAGGAAAG GGAGAGGAGGAGAACCCAGATTTCTGAACGATCCCGCTGCTTCTGGTGTACGAAGCTATGAAGATTTGCCAATAAAAAATGAGGTTGATGAACACAGAGGAGACACAGATTTACCTTTTTTCGATTTAACCACTGTGGTTGCAGCCACAGAAAACTTCTCTTCTGCTAACAAGCTTGGACACGGCGGCTTCGGCACGGTATATAAG GGATGTCTAGCTGATGGACAGGACATAGCTGTCAAAAGATTATCGAGAAATTCAGGACAAGGCGTAGATGAATTCAAGAACGAAGTAATGCTTATAGCAAAGCTTCAGCATAGAAATCTTGTGAGGCTTTTGGGTTGGTGCATACATAAAGAAGAGAGGATGCTAATCTATGAATACATGCCGAATCGCAGCTTGGACTTATGCGTTTTCG ATAAAAACAGAAAGTCGTTGTTAGATTGGAGAAAAAGATTTCAAATTATCATTGGGATTGCTCGAGGCGTCctatatcttcatcaagattcgAGACTAAAAATAATCCACAGGGATTTGAAAGCAAGCAATGTTTTACTGGATGGTTCAATGAACCCAAAAATATCAGATTTTGGCATGGCAAGAATGTTCGGGGATGACCAAATTGAAGCAAACACGAATAGAGTTGTTGGCACCTA CGGTTACATGTCACCGGAGTATGCTATGGATGGGCTATATTCCACAAAATCCGATGTGTTTAGCTTCGGAGTCTTGGCACTAGAGATCATTAGTGGCAGAAAGAACAGTTTCCAATTCGAAAACACCTCTCTGAATTTGGTTGGACTT ATATGGGACTTGTGGACAGAAGGAAAAGTCTTGGACATAATTGATTCATCACTGAACCAGTCGTATTCGACTCATGAAGTTATGAGATGCATTCAGATTGGGCTCTTGTGCGTGCAAGAAAATGCAACAGACCGGCCAACCATGCTAGATGTTGTGTTCATGCTGGGGAATGAAACGAATCTTCCACATCCAAAAAAGGCAGCGTTTAGCTTCAAAACCGGCGGTCCAGATTCTTCAATGTCTAGAGGAGCTTCCTCTGTAAATGATATAACAGTAACAGTTATTGAAGCTCGTTGA